The following are from one region of the Lentimicrobiaceae bacterium genome:
- a CDS encoding radical SAM protein: MTDNTTFHLSGTYQLCLIITEKCNLRCSYCFCDKSYGRSMPFATACHEIDKAVVQHLQPNGALHILLMGGEPFLEFELIKQLVAYVQTKYAGYPILFKAVTNGTLVHHEIQNWIVGHQDIFRVELSLDGIEANQNKYRSNSFGSIDVPFFTQKLSNPVVSTVIIPETLESLADNIIFLTELGFKVKAVTADGADWTINRHTETLAQQLMLLMEYYLKHPQTYPFNLLSLATYCVTGDDHLPKCKPGIHSNSVSTEGKTYACHRCSSFYNNGKWEIPAQDIDLTGIEFLNEACISCCVRDICNTCPASIASVRNNRIQSEMSCRLSKLFFYANALFHLRLLTECPEHIFFSKRDANQRKKMLLGARTILKDLNPDIPF, translated from the coding sequence ATGACTGACAACACTACGTTTCACCTTTCCGGCACCTATCAACTTTGCCTCATCATTACCGAAAAGTGCAATTTGCGCTGCTCTTATTGCTTTTGCGATAAAAGCTATGGACGCAGTATGCCATTTGCCACTGCCTGTCATGAAATTGACAAAGCAGTAGTTCAGCATCTTCAGCCCAACGGAGCCCTGCACATTTTACTGATGGGAGGTGAGCCATTCCTTGAATTTGAATTAATCAAACAATTGGTGGCGTATGTTCAAACGAAATATGCAGGCTACCCCATTCTTTTTAAAGCTGTTACCAACGGCACGCTGGTGCACCATGAGATACAAAATTGGATTGTAGGGCATCAGGATATTTTTCGGGTTGAATTGAGCCTTGACGGCATTGAAGCAAATCAGAATAAATACAGAAGCAACTCATTTGGCAGTATCGATGTGCCATTCTTTACCCAAAAGCTGTCAAACCCCGTTGTCAGCACTGTAATTATCCCCGAAACACTTGAATCTCTTGCTGATAACATCATATTTCTAACGGAGCTGGGGTTTAAGGTAAAAGCAGTTACAGCTGATGGCGCTGACTGGACAATAAACAGACATACAGAAACACTGGCCCAACAGCTGATGCTGCTGATGGAGTATTACCTGAAACACCCTCAGACATATCCCTTTAATCTGCTCTCACTGGCCACATATTGTGTTACGGGCGACGATCATCTTCCCAAATGTAAACCAGGAATTCATTCCAACTCAGTCAGTACTGAAGGCAAAACATACGCCTGCCACCGGTGCAGCAGCTTTTACAACAACGGCAAATGGGAAATACCTGCCCAGGACATTGACCTCACGGGCATTGAATTTCTGAACGAGGCATGTATCAGTTGTTGTGTCAGAGACATATGCAACACCTGCCCGGCCAGCATAGCTTCTGTCAGAAACAACCGAATCCAGAGCGAGATGAGCTGCCGCTTATCAAAGCTGTTTTTCTATGCCAATGCCCTTTTTCACTTGCGCCTGCTTACTGAATGCCCCGAACATATATTTTTCAGTAAAAGAGATGCCAATCAGAGAAAAAAGATGCTTTTAGGAGCGCGCACTATATTGAAAGATTTAAACCCTGATATCCCATTTTAA
- a CDS encoding HU family DNA-binding protein produces MNKAELIDAVAKGTGMTKAQAKEAIDCYHEVVAGALKGGNSVDIAGFGSFSVSERAARTGRNPKTGEVLQIKASRVPKFRPGKGLRDAL; encoded by the coding sequence ATGAACAAAGCAGAACTTATTGATGCGGTTGCCAAAGGCACCGGAATGACAAAAGCACAGGCCAAAGAGGCCATTGATTGCTATCATGAAGTAGTTGCAGGAGCTTTAAAAGGAGGCAACAGTGTAGATATTGCAGGTTTTGGATCTTTTTCTGTATCAGAAAGGGCTGCAAGAACCGGCCGCAATCCGAAAACCGGTGAAGTTCTTCAGATTAAAGCTTCCCGTGTGCCCAAGTTTCGTCCCGGAAAAGGGCTCAGAGATGCTTTATAA
- a CDS encoding DUF4878 domain-containing protein, which translates to MKKNTLIALFIMMVAAILPSCGGGSSNNSPAATVNKAFDYIAAKDFKGAASLYVSGENKPLTEEESQKLQGMLAMASKQYEENGGIKEISILEEKISDDGNTAVVKQKIVYKDGTEDTSDTDLVKVDGKWYFSLKMN; encoded by the coding sequence ATGAAAAAAAACACACTGATTGCCTTGTTCATCATGATGGTAGCAGCCATTTTACCTTCCTGTGGAGGTGGCAGTTCAAACAACTCACCGGCAGCAACCGTAAACAAAGCATTTGACTACATAGCAGCCAAAGATTTCAAGGGCGCTGCCAGTTTGTATGTTTCAGGTGAAAACAAGCCCCTTACCGAGGAAGAAAGTCAGAAACTGCAGGGAATGCTTGCCATGGCTTCGAAACAGTATGAAGAAAACGGTGGAATCAAAGAAATCTCGATTCTGGAAGAGAAAATAAGCGATGATGGCAATACAGCTGTTGTTAAACAAAAAATAGTTTACAAAGACGGTACAGAAGACACCAGTGATACCGATCTGGTAAAAGTGGATGGAAAATGGTACTTTTCACTTAAAATGAACTAA
- the tig gene encoding trigger factor, giving the protein MNIELQHTGDLTATVKIDLSPADYEEKVMKVLRDYQRKAQMPGFRPGKVPFGLTKKMYGQAVTADEINKLLGESLENFIKEQNLNILGNPLANMEKTPQVDFTEAADLTFYFDLGLSPEFELKVDANAGVVYHKIEVSDEIAKNYLEDMRRRNGELAEVEVSEKGDLVKGDFAELDADGNVMAEGITSTGSVNPELFKDETIAALFVGKKIGDIIRFNPMQASGNVTDVAAMLGIDKERAEGLNAEFNFTVTSISHMVPAEVNADFFEKVYPGTEIKDEAELLEQIKKDAAQSFVGESEKKFFNDAVKVLMEQSDIQLPDEFLKKWLIDVNQDKLTPEHIEEHYEDYAKSMRWQLLENRMIHEYGISVSEEEIKDVFRNYFRRPGSSEMDEDTKMRIDSIVDSFMKNKEDVRRINDQLFEQKLLSLLKEKMEPKEVSVSYEEFAKLAAEK; this is encoded by the coding sequence ATGAATATTGAATTGCAGCACACCGGTGATCTGACCGCAACCGTAAAAATTGATTTGTCGCCAGCCGACTATGAAGAAAAAGTAATGAAAGTGCTGAGAGACTATCAGCGCAAAGCACAAATGCCAGGTTTCAGACCAGGTAAAGTGCCTTTTGGTCTTACCAAAAAGATGTATGGCCAGGCTGTTACTGCAGATGAGATCAATAAGTTGCTGGGCGAATCGCTCGAAAACTTTATTAAAGAGCAGAATCTGAATATCCTTGGCAACCCGCTTGCCAATATGGAAAAAACACCTCAGGTAGATTTTACCGAGGCTGCCGATCTGACTTTTTATTTCGACCTGGGTTTAAGTCCTGAGTTTGAACTGAAAGTTGACGCAAACGCAGGTGTGGTTTATCATAAAATTGAAGTTTCTGACGAAATTGCAAAAAACTACCTCGAAGATATGCGCCGTCGTAATGGCGAGCTGGCTGAGGTTGAAGTCTCAGAAAAGGGAGACCTCGTGAAAGGCGATTTTGCTGAACTTGATGCCGATGGCAATGTTATGGCCGAAGGTATTACCAGTACTGGCTCTGTAAATCCTGAATTGTTTAAGGATGAGACTATTGCTGCTTTGTTTGTTGGTAAAAAAATTGGAGATATCATTCGCTTTAATCCTATGCAGGCTTCGGGCAACGTTACTGACGTGGCAGCCATGCTGGGTATTGACAAGGAAAGAGCTGAGGGCTTAAATGCTGAATTTAATTTTACTGTTACCAGCATTAGCCATATGGTTCCTGCTGAGGTAAATGCCGATTTCTTTGAGAAAGTTTACCCCGGTACAGAAATTAAAGATGAAGCCGAATTGCTTGAGCAGATTAAGAAAGACGCTGCACAGTCATTTGTTGGTGAGAGCGAAAAGAAATTTTTCAACGATGCCGTAAAAGTGTTGATGGAGCAATCTGATATTCAATTGCCTGATGAGTTTCTGAAAAAATGGCTGATTGATGTAAATCAGGATAAACTGACTCCTGAGCATATTGAAGAGCATTATGAAGATTATGCCAAATCAATGCGTTGGCAATTGCTTGAAAACAGAATGATTCATGAATACGGAATCTCTGTTTCAGAAGAGGAAATTAAGGATGTTTTCCGCAACTATTTCCGTCGTCCGGGCAGCAGCGAAATGGACGAAGATACCAAAATGCGCATCGACAGCATCGTTGATTCATTTATGAAAAACAAAGAGGATGTTCGCCGTATCAACGATCAGTTGTTTGAACAAAAACTGCTGAGTTTACTGAAAGAAAAAATGGAACCGAAAGAAGTGTCTGTTTCTTATGAAGAGTTTGCCAAACTGGCTGCTGAGAAATAG